In Leisingera sp. NJS204, the following are encoded in one genomic region:
- a CDS encoding RSP_2648 family PIN domain-containing protein — protein MKLLLDTCVLYPTVMREMLLGAARLGHFTPLWSARILGEWERAALKLGPEGAAQAKAETALARASWPKAEVPASPGVEARLWLPDSADIHVLAAAITGHADAIVTLNNKDFPRHTLAEEGLERIGADELLYRFWLQDGAGMEALGSQVLAEANRLSGGSWEIRPLLKKARLPRLAKALAG, from the coding sequence ATGAAGCTGCTCCTGGACACCTGCGTGCTGTACCCGACCGTGATGCGGGAGATGCTGCTGGGCGCGGCCAGGCTGGGGCATTTCACCCCGCTCTGGTCTGCGCGCATCCTGGGCGAATGGGAACGCGCGGCGCTGAAACTCGGCCCCGAAGGCGCGGCGCAGGCCAAGGCCGAGACCGCGCTGGCCCGCGCCAGCTGGCCCAAGGCCGAAGTGCCGGCTTCTCCGGGCGTTGAAGCCCGCCTGTGGCTGCCCGACAGCGCCGACATCCATGTGCTGGCCGCCGCCATCACCGGCCACGCCGACGCAATTGTTACCCTCAACAACAAGGACTTCCCCCGTCACACCCTGGCCGAGGAAGGCCTGGAGCGTATCGGCGCTGACGAACTCCTCTACCGCTTCTGGCTGCAGGACGGCGCAGGCATGGAGGCCTTGGGCAGCCAAGTCCTGGCCGAGGCCAACCGCCTCTCCGGCGGCAGCTGGGAAATCCGCCCGTTGCTGAAGAAAGCCCGGCTTCCAAGGCTGGCCAAAGCCTTGGCCGGCTGA
- a CDS encoding RSP_2647 family RNA methyltransferase, translating to MTASSDAHQRPRVKMKPKSNARAIRHGFPWVYANELVTDRRTRNLAPGTLAVLEDEAQRPLGLVSVNPDSKIIARMLDRDPEAVIDQAWFAARLSRALEMRERLYDAPFYRLVHAESDGLPGVVIDRFGAACVVQPNAAWAEMHLDILTAALADVTGADVILKNAAGRTRTLEGLDDQNQTLLGETPAAPVPVQMNGATYMADLTGGQKTGLFFDQRENHAFAARLTGQGAKVLDVFSHVGGFGLAMLAGGAAHATCVDGSAAALELAARGAGASGHKDRFTARQGDAFDVLDALQKEGENFDVVICDPPAFAPSKQALEAGLRAYERIAKLAAPLVKPGGYLGLCSCSHAADLAKFRNASARGIGRSGRRGTLIHTGYAGPDHPQLPQLAESGYLKAVFFRLD from the coding sequence ATGACAGCCTCCTCAGATGCGCATCAGCGCCCCCGCGTGAAAATGAAACCCAAATCCAACGCCCGCGCCATCCGGCACGGGTTTCCCTGGGTTTATGCCAATGAACTGGTGACCGACCGCCGCACCCGCAATCTGGCGCCTGGCACCCTGGCGGTGCTGGAGGATGAGGCGCAGCGCCCGCTGGGGCTGGTCTCGGTGAACCCGGACAGCAAGATCATCGCCCGGATGCTCGACCGCGATCCGGAAGCGGTGATTGATCAGGCCTGGTTCGCTGCCCGCCTGTCCCGCGCGCTGGAGATGCGCGAACGCTTGTATGACGCGCCCTTCTACCGGTTGGTCCATGCCGAATCCGACGGGTTGCCCGGCGTGGTCATCGACCGGTTCGGCGCCGCTTGCGTGGTCCAGCCCAACGCCGCCTGGGCCGAAATGCATCTGGACATACTCACCGCGGCGCTGGCGGATGTGACCGGTGCAGACGTGATCCTGAAAAACGCCGCTGGCCGCACCCGCACTCTGGAAGGGCTGGACGATCAGAACCAGACCCTGCTGGGCGAAACGCCCGCCGCACCTGTTCCGGTGCAGATGAACGGCGCCACTTATATGGCCGACCTGACCGGCGGCCAGAAAACCGGGCTGTTCTTCGATCAGCGTGAAAACCATGCCTTCGCCGCCCGCCTCACAGGGCAGGGCGCCAAGGTGCTGGATGTGTTCTCCCACGTCGGCGGCTTTGGCCTGGCGATGCTGGCAGGGGGGGCCGCGCACGCCACCTGCGTTGACGGCTCTGCCGCCGCACTTGAGCTGGCAGCCCGGGGCGCCGGAGCCAGCGGCCACAAGGACAGGTTCACCGCCCGCCAGGGCGATGCGTTCGACGTGCTGGACGCGCTGCAGAAGGAAGGCGAAAACTTCGACGTGGTTATCTGCGACCCGCCCGCCTTTGCGCCCTCGAAACAGGCGCTGGAGGCGGGCTTGCGGGCCTATGAACGCATTGCCAAACTGGCCGCCCCGCTGGTGAAACCCGGCGGCTACCTTGGGCTTTGCTCCTGCTCGCACGCGGCGGATCTCGCCAAATTCCGCAACGCCTCGGCCCGCGGTATCGGCAGATCCGGCCGCCGCGGCACGCTGATCCACACCGGCTATGCCGGCCCCGACCACCCGCAGCTGCCGCAGCTGGCGGAAAGCGGCTACCTTAAGGCCGTGTTCTTCCGGCTGGACTGA